In Sceloporus undulatus isolate JIND9_A2432 ecotype Alabama chromosome 7, SceUnd_v1.1, whole genome shotgun sequence, one DNA window encodes the following:
- the SLC2A8 gene encoding solute carrier family 2, facilitated glucose transporter member 8 → MPSEESRPLLGTAASETWLPADERSSQLESYFSKVQNRNLYLATFAAVLGPLSFGFVLGYSSPAIPSLKRGNNPELRLEDSQASWFGSVVTLGAAAGGILGGYIVDKLGRKLSLMFCAVPYVFGFAIIISAQNVWMLYLGRLLSGLASGVTSLVVPVYISEIAHSKVRGMLGSCVQLMVVTGILGAYVAGMALEWQWLAVLCSLPPCLMLGLMAFMPETPRFLLSQNQQTEAIASLQFLRGPLVDHEWECQQIEENTSEQEKLSLAEFKNPAIYKPFLIGVTMMFFQQVSGINAIMFYAKTIFEEANFKNSGAASVIVGSIQVFFTAVAALIIDRTGRKVLLVISGFIMAASAAVFGVYFKMTLPSPGNSSHIQLLNSPLSLALMEEHSLAWLAVLSLGLFIMGFALGWGPIPWLVMSEIFPLRARGVASGACVLTNWLMAFLITKEFHDFMVLLTPYGTFWLFSTTCLLNVFFTILCVPETRGKSLEEIEAYFQRSH, encoded by the exons ATGCCTTCGGAGGAATCCAGGCCGCTTTTGGGCACGGCTGCGTCCGAGACATGGCTGCCTGCGGATGAGAGGTCCTCGCAACTGGAGAGTTATTTCAG CAAGGTCCAAAACCGGAATCTCTACCTGGCTACGTTCGCCGCTGTTTTGGGGCCGCTGAGCTTTGGGTTTGTCCTGGGCTACAGCTCCCCAGCCATCCCCAGCCTGAAGAGAGGCAACAATCCAGAACTAAGACTGGAGGACAGCCAAGCCTCTTGGTTTGGG TCTGTTGTCACTCTTGGTGCTGCAGccggtgggattctgggaggttaCATTGTGGATAAACTTGGCCGGAAGCTTAGCCTGATGTTCTGCGCCGTCCCATACGTTTTCGGCTTCGCCATCATCATCTCTGCTCAGAACGTCTGGATGCTTTACTTGGGCCGGCTACTGAGCGGCTTGGCTAGTGGTGTCACGTCCCTAGTGGTTCCG GTATATATTTCTGAAATCGCTCACTCCAAGGTTCGTGGAATGCTTGGTTCCTGTGTCCAACTGATGGTGGTGACAGGCATCTTGGGAGCGTATGTGGCTG GTATGGCTCTGGAATGGCAGTGGCTGGCGGTGCTGTGCTCTCTCCCGCCCTGCCTCATGTTGGGGCTCATGGCTTTCATGCCCGAGACGCCCCGTTTCCTACTAAGCCAGAACCAACAGACAGAAGCCATCGCCTCACTCCAGTTCCTGCGGGGTCCTCTGGTGGACCATGAGTGGGAATGCCAACAGATCGAAGAAAATACTAGTGAACAG GAGAAGCTGAGCCTTGCTGAATTCAAGAACCCGGCCATTTACAAGCCCTTCCTCATTGGCGTCACCATGATGTTCTTCCAGCAAGTGTCGGGTATCAATGCCATCATGTTCTATGCGAAAACCATATTCGAAGAGGCCAACTTCAAA aacagtggtgctgcttctgtcatTGTGGGGTCCATCCAAGTCTTTTTCACAGCAGTCGCAGCCCTTATTATTGACAGAACAGGACGGAAGGTCCTCCTAGTTATATCAG GGTTCATCATGGCAGCCAGTGCTGCAGTGTTTGGAGTGTATTTCAAAATGACGCTTCCGAGTCCTGGCAATTCCTCTCATATCCAACTGCTGAACTCTCCCCTGAGTCTTGCCCTCATGGAAGAACACAGCCTGGCATGGCTGGCCGTCCTGAGCCTCGGTCTCTTCATCATGG GCTTTGCCTTGGGATGGGGTCCAATCCCATGGCTGGTGATGTCTGAAATATTCCCTCTCCGCGCTCGAGGGGTTGCCAGCGGGGCCTGCGTCTTGACCAACTGGCTGATGGCTTTTCTGATCACCAAGGAGTTTCACGACTTTATG gTTCTGTTAACACCTTATGGCACTTTCTGGTTGTTCTCCACCACCTGTCTCCTCAACGTCTTTTTTACCATCCTCTGTGTCCCCGAAACAAGAGGAAAGAGCCTAGAAGAGATAGAAGCTTATTTTCAGAGATCCCATTAA